One genomic window of Anguilla anguilla isolate fAngAng1 chromosome 13, fAngAng1.pri, whole genome shotgun sequence includes the following:
- the rbbp5 gene encoding retinoblastoma-binding protein 5 isoform X1: MNLELLESFGQNYPEEADGTLDCISMALTCTFNRWGTLLAVGCNDGRIVIWDFLTRGIAKIISAHIHPVCSLCWSRDGHKLVSASTDNIVSQWDVLTGDCDQRFRFPSPILKLQYHPRNLDKVLVCPMKSAPVLLTLSDSKHVVLPVDDDSDLNVVAAFDRRGEYIYTGNAKGKILVLKTDTQELVASFRVTTGTSNTTAIKSIEFARKGSCFLINTADRIIRVYDGREILTCGRDGEPEPMQKLQDLVNRTPWKKCCFSGDGEYIVAGSARQHALYIWEKSIGNLVKILHGTRGELLLDVAWHPVRPIIASISSGVVSIWAQNQVENWSAFAPDFKELDENVEYEERESEFDIEDEDKSEPEQTGADAAEDEEVDVTSVDPIMAFCSSRSVGLSRSDEELEDYKALLYLPIAPEVEDPEENPFGPPPDAAGQTTAAEDGSAHSGGGEKKQRQPSAEGAPPKKKARTTTIELQGVPSDEVHPLLGVKADGKSKKKTAGRPKGSKGKEKDSPFRPKVYKGDRGFPLDGEGGGAKGKVQAEMPGNLGPPSYKQHDVQGMD, encoded by the exons ATGAACCTGGAGTTGCTCg AGTCCTTCGGGCAGAATTATCCAGAG GAGGCAGATGGCACGCTGGATTGCATCAGCATGGCCCTCACATGCACCTTCAACCGCTGGGGCACGCTCCTGGCGGTGGGCTGCAACGACGGTCGCATCGTCATCTGGGACTTCCTTACTCGCGGCATCGCTAAAATAATcagcgcacacatacaccctgTCTGCTCGCTCTG CTGGAGTAGAGATGGCCACAAGCTGGTCAGTGCCTCCACAGACAACATAGTATCCCAGTGGGATGTCCTCACGGGCGACTGTGATCAGAGATTCCGTTTCCCCTCCCCGATCCTCAAACTGCAGTATCATCCGCGAAACCT AGACAAAGTTCTGGTGTGTCCCATGAAGTCGGCCCCTGTTCTCCTAACCCTCTCGGATTCCAAGCACGTGGTCCTGCCCGTGGATGATGACTCCGACCTCAATGTGGTTGCTGCCTTTGATCGACGTGGGGAGTACATCTACACTGGCAATGCTAAGGGAAAG ATTCTGGTGCtgaagacagacacacaggaactgGTGGCTTCGTTTCGGGTGACAACCGGCACCAGCAACACAACTGCCATTAAATCCATCGAGTTTGCACGCAAAGGCAG CTGCTTCCTCATCAACACGGCCGATCGGATCATCAGGGTGTACGACGGGCGAGAGATCCTCACCTGTGGGCGGGATGGGGAGCCCGAGCCCATGCAGAAGCTCCAGGACCTGGTCAACAG GACACCCTGGAAGAAGTGCTGTTTCTCAGGGGATGGGGAGTACATAGTTGCTGGCTCCGCCCGCCAGCACGCCCTGTACATCTGGGAGAAGAGCATCGGGAACCTGGTGAAGATCCTACATGGGACTCGAGGAGAGCTGCTGCTGGATGTGGCG tGGCACCCAGTCCGACCAATCATCGCCTCGATCTCCAGCGGGGTGGTGTCCATCTGGGCCCAGAACCAAGTG GAAAACTGGAGCGCCTTTGCCCCGGACTTCAAGGAGCTGGATGAGAACGTGGAGTATGAGGAGAGGGAGTCGGAGTTTGACATTGAGGACGAGGACAAGAGCGAGCCGGAGCAGACAG GCGCAGACGCGGCAGAGGACGAGGAAGTGGACGTTACCTCAGTTGACCCCATCATGGCCTTTTGCAGCAG CCGGTCCGTTGGGCTGTCCCGCAGCGATGAGGAGCTGGAGGACTACAAGGCCCTGCTGTACCTGCCCATCGCGCCCGAGGTGGAGGACCCCGAGGAGAACCCCTTCGGACCCCCGCCCGACGCGGCCGGCCAGACCACCGCCGCCGAGGACGGCTCCGCCCACTCGGGGGGCGGAGAGAAGAAGCAGCGGCAGCCCTCTGCCGAGGGGGCCCCGCCCAAAAAGAAGGCCCGCACCACCACCATAGAGCTGCAGGGTGTCCCTAGCGATG AAGTGCACCCTCTGCTGGGCGTGAAGGCCGACGGCAAGTCCAAGAAGAAGACGGCGGGCCGGCCGAAGGGATCGAAAGGTAAAGAGAAAGATTCTCCCTTTAGACCCAAAGTCTACAAAGGGGACAGGGGGTTCCCTCTGGATGGAGAAGGAGGCGGAGCTAAGGGCAAAGTGCAGGCAGAGATGCCAG GAAATTTGGGTCCACCATCGTACAAACAGCATGATGTTCAGGGGATGGACTAA
- the rbbp5 gene encoding retinoblastoma-binding protein 5 isoform X2 produces the protein MNLELLESFGQNYPEEADGTLDCISMALTCTFNRWGTLLAVGCNDGRIVIWDFLTRGIAKIISAHIHPVCSLCWSRDGHKLVSASTDNIVSQWDVLTGDCDQRFRFPSPILKLQYHPRNLDKVLVCPMKSAPVLLTLSDSKHVVLPVDDDSDLNVVAAFDRRGEYIYTGNAKGKILVLKTDTQELVASFRVTTGTSNTTAIKSIEFARKGSCFLINTADRIIRVYDGREILTCGRDGEPEPMQKLQDLVNRTPWKKCCFSGDGEYIVAGSARQHALYIWEKSIGNLVKILHGTRGELLLDVAWHPVRPIIASISSGVVSIWAQNQVENWSAFAPDFKELDENVEYEERESEFDIEDEDKSEPEQTGADAAEDEEVDVTSVDPIMAFCSSDEELEDYKALLYLPIAPEVEDPEENPFGPPPDAAGQTTAAEDGSAHSGGGEKKQRQPSAEGAPPKKKARTTTIELQGVPSDEVHPLLGVKADGKSKKKTAGRPKGSKGKEKDSPFRPKVYKGDRGFPLDGEGGGAKGKVQAEMPGNLGPPSYKQHDVQGMD, from the exons ATGAACCTGGAGTTGCTCg AGTCCTTCGGGCAGAATTATCCAGAG GAGGCAGATGGCACGCTGGATTGCATCAGCATGGCCCTCACATGCACCTTCAACCGCTGGGGCACGCTCCTGGCGGTGGGCTGCAACGACGGTCGCATCGTCATCTGGGACTTCCTTACTCGCGGCATCGCTAAAATAATcagcgcacacatacaccctgTCTGCTCGCTCTG CTGGAGTAGAGATGGCCACAAGCTGGTCAGTGCCTCCACAGACAACATAGTATCCCAGTGGGATGTCCTCACGGGCGACTGTGATCAGAGATTCCGTTTCCCCTCCCCGATCCTCAAACTGCAGTATCATCCGCGAAACCT AGACAAAGTTCTGGTGTGTCCCATGAAGTCGGCCCCTGTTCTCCTAACCCTCTCGGATTCCAAGCACGTGGTCCTGCCCGTGGATGATGACTCCGACCTCAATGTGGTTGCTGCCTTTGATCGACGTGGGGAGTACATCTACACTGGCAATGCTAAGGGAAAG ATTCTGGTGCtgaagacagacacacaggaactgGTGGCTTCGTTTCGGGTGACAACCGGCACCAGCAACACAACTGCCATTAAATCCATCGAGTTTGCACGCAAAGGCAG CTGCTTCCTCATCAACACGGCCGATCGGATCATCAGGGTGTACGACGGGCGAGAGATCCTCACCTGTGGGCGGGATGGGGAGCCCGAGCCCATGCAGAAGCTCCAGGACCTGGTCAACAG GACACCCTGGAAGAAGTGCTGTTTCTCAGGGGATGGGGAGTACATAGTTGCTGGCTCCGCCCGCCAGCACGCCCTGTACATCTGGGAGAAGAGCATCGGGAACCTGGTGAAGATCCTACATGGGACTCGAGGAGAGCTGCTGCTGGATGTGGCG tGGCACCCAGTCCGACCAATCATCGCCTCGATCTCCAGCGGGGTGGTGTCCATCTGGGCCCAGAACCAAGTG GAAAACTGGAGCGCCTTTGCCCCGGACTTCAAGGAGCTGGATGAGAACGTGGAGTATGAGGAGAGGGAGTCGGAGTTTGACATTGAGGACGAGGACAAGAGCGAGCCGGAGCAGACAG GCGCAGACGCGGCAGAGGACGAGGAAGTGGACGTTACCTCAGTTGACCCCATCATGGCCTTTTGCAGCAG CGATGAGGAGCTGGAGGACTACAAGGCCCTGCTGTACCTGCCCATCGCGCCCGAGGTGGAGGACCCCGAGGAGAACCCCTTCGGACCCCCGCCCGACGCGGCCGGCCAGACCACCGCCGCCGAGGACGGCTCCGCCCACTCGGGGGGCGGAGAGAAGAAGCAGCGGCAGCCCTCTGCCGAGGGGGCCCCGCCCAAAAAGAAGGCCCGCACCACCACCATAGAGCTGCAGGGTGTCCCTAGCGATG AAGTGCACCCTCTGCTGGGCGTGAAGGCCGACGGCAAGTCCAAGAAGAAGACGGCGGGCCGGCCGAAGGGATCGAAAGGTAAAGAGAAAGATTCTCCCTTTAGACCCAAAGTCTACAAAGGGGACAGGGGGTTCCCTCTGGATGGAGAAGGAGGCGGAGCTAAGGGCAAAGTGCAGGCAGAGATGCCAG GAAATTTGGGTCCACCATCGTACAAACAGCATGATGTTCAGGGGATGGACTAA
- the rbbp5 gene encoding retinoblastoma-binding protein 5 isoform X4, with amino-acid sequence MNLELLESFGQNYPEEADGTLDCISMALTCTFNRWGTLLAVGCNDGRIVIWDFLTRGIAKIISAHIHPVCSLCWSRDGHKLVSASTDNIVSQWDVLTGDCDQRFRFPSPILKLQYHPRNLDKVLVCPMKSAPVLLTLSDSKHVVLPVDDDSDLNVVAAFDRRGEYIYTGNAKGKILVLKTDTQELVASFRVTTGTSNTTAIKSIEFARKGSCFLINTADRIIRVYDGREILTCGRDGEPEPMQKLQDLVNRTPWKKCCFSGDGEYIVAGSARQHALYIWEKSIGNLVKILHGTRGELLLDVAWHPVRPIIASISSGVVSIWAQNQVENWSAFAPDFKELDENVEYEERESEFDIEDEDKSEPEQTGADAAEDEEVDVTSVDPIMAFCSSDEELEDYKALLYLPIAPEVEDPEENPFGPPPDAAGQTTAAEDGSAHSGGGEKKQRQPSAEGAPPKKKARTTTIELQGVPSDEVHPLLGVKADGKSKKKTAGRPKGSKGNLGPPSYKQHDVQGMD; translated from the exons ATGAACCTGGAGTTGCTCg AGTCCTTCGGGCAGAATTATCCAGAG GAGGCAGATGGCACGCTGGATTGCATCAGCATGGCCCTCACATGCACCTTCAACCGCTGGGGCACGCTCCTGGCGGTGGGCTGCAACGACGGTCGCATCGTCATCTGGGACTTCCTTACTCGCGGCATCGCTAAAATAATcagcgcacacatacaccctgTCTGCTCGCTCTG CTGGAGTAGAGATGGCCACAAGCTGGTCAGTGCCTCCACAGACAACATAGTATCCCAGTGGGATGTCCTCACGGGCGACTGTGATCAGAGATTCCGTTTCCCCTCCCCGATCCTCAAACTGCAGTATCATCCGCGAAACCT AGACAAAGTTCTGGTGTGTCCCATGAAGTCGGCCCCTGTTCTCCTAACCCTCTCGGATTCCAAGCACGTGGTCCTGCCCGTGGATGATGACTCCGACCTCAATGTGGTTGCTGCCTTTGATCGACGTGGGGAGTACATCTACACTGGCAATGCTAAGGGAAAG ATTCTGGTGCtgaagacagacacacaggaactgGTGGCTTCGTTTCGGGTGACAACCGGCACCAGCAACACAACTGCCATTAAATCCATCGAGTTTGCACGCAAAGGCAG CTGCTTCCTCATCAACACGGCCGATCGGATCATCAGGGTGTACGACGGGCGAGAGATCCTCACCTGTGGGCGGGATGGGGAGCCCGAGCCCATGCAGAAGCTCCAGGACCTGGTCAACAG GACACCCTGGAAGAAGTGCTGTTTCTCAGGGGATGGGGAGTACATAGTTGCTGGCTCCGCCCGCCAGCACGCCCTGTACATCTGGGAGAAGAGCATCGGGAACCTGGTGAAGATCCTACATGGGACTCGAGGAGAGCTGCTGCTGGATGTGGCG tGGCACCCAGTCCGACCAATCATCGCCTCGATCTCCAGCGGGGTGGTGTCCATCTGGGCCCAGAACCAAGTG GAAAACTGGAGCGCCTTTGCCCCGGACTTCAAGGAGCTGGATGAGAACGTGGAGTATGAGGAGAGGGAGTCGGAGTTTGACATTGAGGACGAGGACAAGAGCGAGCCGGAGCAGACAG GCGCAGACGCGGCAGAGGACGAGGAAGTGGACGTTACCTCAGTTGACCCCATCATGGCCTTTTGCAGCAG CGATGAGGAGCTGGAGGACTACAAGGCCCTGCTGTACCTGCCCATCGCGCCCGAGGTGGAGGACCCCGAGGAGAACCCCTTCGGACCCCCGCCCGACGCGGCCGGCCAGACCACCGCCGCCGAGGACGGCTCCGCCCACTCGGGGGGCGGAGAGAAGAAGCAGCGGCAGCCCTCTGCCGAGGGGGCCCCGCCCAAAAAGAAGGCCCGCACCACCACCATAGAGCTGCAGGGTGTCCCTAGCGATG AAGTGCACCCTCTGCTGGGCGTGAAGGCCGACGGCAAGTCCAAGAAGAAGACGGCGGGCCGGCCGAAGGGATCGAAAG GAAATTTGGGTCCACCATCGTACAAACAGCATGATGTTCAGGGGATGGACTAA
- the rbbp5 gene encoding retinoblastoma-binding protein 5 isoform X3, which yields MNLELLESFGQNYPEEADGTLDCISMALTCTFNRWGTLLAVGCNDGRIVIWDFLTRGIAKIISAHIHPVCSLCWSRDGHKLVSASTDNIVSQWDVLTGDCDQRFRFPSPILKLQYHPRNLDKVLVCPMKSAPVLLTLSDSKHVVLPVDDDSDLNVVAAFDRRGEYIYTGNAKGKILVLKTDTQELVASFRVTTGTSNTTAIKSIEFARKGSCFLINTADRIIRVYDGREILTCGRDGEPEPMQKLQDLVNRTPWKKCCFSGDGEYIVAGSARQHALYIWEKSIGNLVKILHGTRGELLLDVAWHPVRPIIASISSGVVSIWAQNQVENWSAFAPDFKELDENVEYEERESEFDIEDEDKSEPEQTGADAAEDEEVDVTSVDPIMAFCSSRSVGLSRSDEELEDYKALLYLPIAPEVEDPEENPFGPPPDAAGQTTAAEDGSAHSGGGEKKQRQPSAEGAPPKKKARTTTIELQGVPSDEVHPLLGVKADGKSKKKTAGRPKGSKGNLGPPSYKQHDVQGMD from the exons ATGAACCTGGAGTTGCTCg AGTCCTTCGGGCAGAATTATCCAGAG GAGGCAGATGGCACGCTGGATTGCATCAGCATGGCCCTCACATGCACCTTCAACCGCTGGGGCACGCTCCTGGCGGTGGGCTGCAACGACGGTCGCATCGTCATCTGGGACTTCCTTACTCGCGGCATCGCTAAAATAATcagcgcacacatacaccctgTCTGCTCGCTCTG CTGGAGTAGAGATGGCCACAAGCTGGTCAGTGCCTCCACAGACAACATAGTATCCCAGTGGGATGTCCTCACGGGCGACTGTGATCAGAGATTCCGTTTCCCCTCCCCGATCCTCAAACTGCAGTATCATCCGCGAAACCT AGACAAAGTTCTGGTGTGTCCCATGAAGTCGGCCCCTGTTCTCCTAACCCTCTCGGATTCCAAGCACGTGGTCCTGCCCGTGGATGATGACTCCGACCTCAATGTGGTTGCTGCCTTTGATCGACGTGGGGAGTACATCTACACTGGCAATGCTAAGGGAAAG ATTCTGGTGCtgaagacagacacacaggaactgGTGGCTTCGTTTCGGGTGACAACCGGCACCAGCAACACAACTGCCATTAAATCCATCGAGTTTGCACGCAAAGGCAG CTGCTTCCTCATCAACACGGCCGATCGGATCATCAGGGTGTACGACGGGCGAGAGATCCTCACCTGTGGGCGGGATGGGGAGCCCGAGCCCATGCAGAAGCTCCAGGACCTGGTCAACAG GACACCCTGGAAGAAGTGCTGTTTCTCAGGGGATGGGGAGTACATAGTTGCTGGCTCCGCCCGCCAGCACGCCCTGTACATCTGGGAGAAGAGCATCGGGAACCTGGTGAAGATCCTACATGGGACTCGAGGAGAGCTGCTGCTGGATGTGGCG tGGCACCCAGTCCGACCAATCATCGCCTCGATCTCCAGCGGGGTGGTGTCCATCTGGGCCCAGAACCAAGTG GAAAACTGGAGCGCCTTTGCCCCGGACTTCAAGGAGCTGGATGAGAACGTGGAGTATGAGGAGAGGGAGTCGGAGTTTGACATTGAGGACGAGGACAAGAGCGAGCCGGAGCAGACAG GCGCAGACGCGGCAGAGGACGAGGAAGTGGACGTTACCTCAGTTGACCCCATCATGGCCTTTTGCAGCAG CCGGTCCGTTGGGCTGTCCCGCAGCGATGAGGAGCTGGAGGACTACAAGGCCCTGCTGTACCTGCCCATCGCGCCCGAGGTGGAGGACCCCGAGGAGAACCCCTTCGGACCCCCGCCCGACGCGGCCGGCCAGACCACCGCCGCCGAGGACGGCTCCGCCCACTCGGGGGGCGGAGAGAAGAAGCAGCGGCAGCCCTCTGCCGAGGGGGCCCCGCCCAAAAAGAAGGCCCGCACCACCACCATAGAGCTGCAGGGTGTCCCTAGCGATG AAGTGCACCCTCTGCTGGGCGTGAAGGCCGACGGCAAGTCCAAGAAGAAGACGGCGGGCCGGCCGAAGGGATCGAAAG GAAATTTGGGTCCACCATCGTACAAACAGCATGATGTTCAGGGGATGGACTAA